The proteins below are encoded in one region of Planctopirus limnophila DSM 3776:
- the fae gene encoding formaldehyde-activating enzyme has product MRTGEALVEAEPAWSAAEPEVVIGELDGPVGYAMANLLGDQIKGHSRVFAILNCDVQVRPATLMVSKVTVKSEAYTNILMGTVQAAIANGVLDAVRKGDIPKEKANDLGIIISVWLDPSVTSVEIDHNILFDTHRQATAKAIAKAMKHEPSIDWLLEHQHEIQHCFKPA; this is encoded by the coding sequence ATGCGCACTGGCGAAGCACTGGTCGAGGCTGAGCCCGCCTGGTCTGCTGCTGAACCCGAAGTCGTGATTGGGGAACTCGATGGGCCAGTCGGCTATGCCATGGCCAATCTGTTAGGTGACCAGATCAAAGGCCACTCACGCGTTTTCGCCATTCTCAACTGCGATGTTCAAGTCCGTCCTGCCACACTCATGGTCAGTAAGGTCACTGTCAAAAGTGAAGCTTACACAAACATTCTGATGGGGACAGTGCAGGCCGCCATTGCGAATGGTGTGCTGGATGCTGTTCGCAAGGGAGATATTCCGAAAGAAAAGGCCAACGATCTGGGGATCATCATCTCGGTCTGGCTCGACCCGTCGGTCACCTCGGTCGAAATTGACCATAACATTCTGTTCGACACTCACCGTCAGGCCACAGCCAAAGCGATTGCCAAAGCCATGAAGCACGAGCCGTCGATCGACTGGTTACTCGAACATCAGCACGAGATCCAGCACTGCTTCAAGCCGGCGTAA
- a CDS encoding Abi family protein — protein sequence MEYEKKFLTFSEQADLLIQRGLKADREILIQHLQSVSYYRISAYVRPFRQKSSPNDPIREDLVPGTTFDDIWSRYVFDRRLRLLVMDAIERIEVDIRTNLTYLHAEKHGPFGYADDTGTLPNVQSEEDRERLLEALKEPLAKSKPHEDFVKHFKTKYGSHHRSLPIWAACEVMTFGHLLTFYRASHRDIQKIVARRYKLSDIVFESWLVTLNMVRNVCAHHGRLWNRELGVKPMVPNKDHQWRHGVGASAQPLPDNRVFIVLTMLKFCLNLISPDSQWGQGLKGLLNEFPKIPLRSMGFIDQWESHVLWK from the coding sequence ATGGAGTACGAGAAAAAATTTCTCACCTTCTCAGAGCAAGCCGATCTTCTGATTCAACGGGGTTTGAAAGCAGATCGTGAAATTCTCATTCAGCATCTTCAGTCAGTAAGTTATTACCGAATAAGTGCTTACGTTCGACCATTTCGTCAGAAAAGCTCCCCGAACGACCCCATCCGTGAAGACCTGGTACCCGGAACCACTTTCGATGACATCTGGTCGAGATATGTTTTCGACCGCAGGTTACGACTCCTAGTTATGGATGCGATCGAACGCATTGAAGTCGATATTCGGACAAACCTGACATACCTGCATGCTGAAAAGCACGGCCCATTTGGCTACGCAGATGACACTGGTACGCTGCCTAATGTGCAAAGTGAGGAAGATCGCGAAAGGCTGCTCGAAGCACTGAAAGAGCCGTTGGCCAAAAGCAAGCCTCACGAAGATTTTGTCAAACACTTTAAGACAAAGTACGGCTCACATCATCGATCACTTCCCATTTGGGCCGCATGCGAAGTTATGACTTTTGGCCACCTGCTGACTTTCTACAGAGCTAGCCACCGGGACATCCAAAAGATCGTCGCCAGGCGATACAAGCTTTCTGATATCGTTTTTGAGTCATGGCTTGTGACGCTGAATATGGTTCGCAATGTCTGTGCACACCACGGTCGTCTTTGGAATCGTGAATTGGGCGTCAAACCCATGGTTCCCAATAAGGATCATCAATGGAGACATGGAGTTGGTGCCAGTGCGCAACCACTACCGGACAATCGTGTGTTTATAGTACTCACCATGCTTAAGTTCTGCTTGAATCTGATCTCACCCGACAGTCAATGGGGGCAGGGTCTCAAGGGGTTGCTGAACGAGTTCCCCAAGATTCCATTACGTTCCATGGGCTTCATCGACCAATGGGAATCTCACGTCCTTTGGAAATAG
- a CDS encoding class I SAM-dependent methyltransferase: MTDSLNRFTNRVENYRKYRPGYPPEVLSVLQRVTGFNTQWVVADLGAGTGISSQLFLEHGNEVYAVEPNRSMRQAARELFGDQARLHIVEGTAEATTLPDAAIDLVVAAQAFHWFNIPATRLEVRRILKPQGWVALIWNHRQTQGSKFLEEYEQLLCTYGRDYAAIRDSHRDQRRLEEFFGNGQSGSNGGYQTFEVAHEKWLTYEDLRGLLMSASYVPLEAQPGHANMLLDLRSIFARHAKDGEVLMKYQTELFVGR, encoded by the coding sequence ATGACCGATTCTTTGAATCGATTCACCAATCGAGTCGAAAACTACCGTAAGTATCGACCCGGGTATCCGCCAGAGGTGCTATCGGTCCTGCAGCGGGTGACGGGGTTCAACACGCAGTGGGTGGTGGCGGATCTCGGTGCGGGAACGGGGATTTCGTCGCAGCTTTTTCTGGAGCATGGGAACGAGGTTTATGCTGTCGAACCGAATCGATCGATGCGTCAGGCCGCCAGGGAGCTTTTCGGTGACCAGGCGCGCCTCCACATCGTCGAAGGAACTGCGGAAGCGACCACTTTGCCAGATGCTGCCATCGATCTGGTCGTCGCTGCGCAGGCTTTTCACTGGTTCAACATACCGGCCACTCGCCTGGAGGTTCGAAGAATTCTCAAACCGCAAGGCTGGGTGGCGCTCATTTGGAATCATCGACAAACGCAGGGCTCAAAGTTTCTCGAAGAGTACGAACAACTACTCTGTACCTACGGCCGGGATTACGCCGCCATCCGGGATTCTCATCGGGACCAGCGGCGTCTCGAAGAGTTCTTTGGCAATGGACAAAGCGGCAGCAACGGCGGCTACCAAACCTTCGAAGTCGCCCACGAAAAGTGGCTCACCTATGAAGATTTGCGAGGGCTGCTGATGTCGGCCTCGTATGTGCCCCTCGAAGCCCAGCCGGGACATGCCAATATGCTTCTTGACTTACGTTCCATTTTTGCCCGCCATGCCAAAGATGGCGAGGTGCTGATGAAGTACCAGACAGAACTCTTTGTGGGGCGATGA
- a CDS encoding tetratricopeptide repeat protein produces MSAPSIDELLDQARQLARQREFAAATQIYQAVIAQDPSNTAAYDGLGTIYFVQEFYQEAINCFLEVAALKPVDGKPLFNAGAIYNRMGEYAKAVEIIRKGLNRDKRCAEGYYNLGIAHRKQSQWQMAISSYREAIRLDPAFAEAYQNLGNVYLEMQNYPLAIQNFKKSLEVKPGFAKALSGLEKAESLSQQLKNKISPFGRLVDPKEAAQGNTSDSSGVMRQMTNAERLHDRQSVRELARQIEVNTAEMLEYAHNEFFPVFQTLHHLVVQGNTGLALHRATQQYRDAVNRLAEYRRLQRRKLLELQAYEELIQMRSVSVG; encoded by the coding sequence ATGTCCGCTCCCTCGATTGATGAACTTCTCGATCAGGCCAGGCAACTCGCCCGCCAGAGAGAATTTGCTGCCGCCACGCAAATCTATCAGGCGGTCATTGCTCAGGATCCGTCCAACACTGCGGCTTACGATGGTTTGGGAACGATCTACTTCGTGCAAGAATTTTATCAGGAAGCCATCAACTGTTTTCTGGAAGTGGCGGCACTCAAGCCCGTCGATGGTAAGCCGCTCTTCAATGCCGGTGCCATCTACAATCGCATGGGTGAATATGCCAAAGCGGTCGAGATCATTCGCAAAGGTTTGAATCGCGATAAACGCTGTGCCGAAGGTTATTACAATCTGGGGATCGCGCATCGCAAGCAGTCACAATGGCAGATGGCGATTTCTTCCTATCGGGAAGCGATTCGCCTCGACCCAGCCTTTGCTGAGGCTTATCAAAACCTGGGCAACGTCTATCTCGAAATGCAGAACTATCCACTGGCCATTCAGAACTTTAAAAAGTCGCTGGAAGTCAAGCCGGGCTTTGCCAAAGCCCTCTCGGGTTTAGAAAAAGCAGAAAGTCTGTCGCAGCAACTGAAGAACAAAATCAGCCCTTTCGGCAGACTGGTCGATCCGAAGGAAGCCGCACAAGGCAACACTTCCGACAGTTCCGGCGTGATGCGTCAGATGACCAATGCCGAGCGCCTGCATGACCGGCAATCGGTACGAGAGTTAGCCCGGCAGATCGAAGTCAATACGGCCGAGATGCTCGAATACGCACACAATGAGTTTTTTCCCGTGTTTCAAACACTCCATCATCTGGTCGTCCAGGGGAATACCGGGCTGGCTTTGCACCGGGCGACACAACAATATCGGGATGCCGTCAATCGACTGGCCGAGTACCGCCGTTTACAACGCCGGAAACTGCTAGAACTTCAAGCCTACGAAGAACTCATCCAGATGCGGAGTGTGAGTGTCGGTTAG